One window from the genome of Pseudodesulfovibrio alkaliphilus encodes:
- a CDS encoding vWA domain-containing protein, which yields MNASRKKVIRARTSLLLDHPFFGSLCMRMEPKEDRSCRTAWTDGRVLAFNPAYVDSLSEAQVLGMLAHTVMHPACQHHVRRNGRDAGLWNVACDHAINWVLLDAGFTLPPGHLDNPAYRGMSADAIYAELSSVRGSDGMPSEGYGEGRETGQEEQREVLPTPGDTDDGGDPGEGADSGDGAAKAAEDGDAGGEGGEDESQAQDQGEGDPGGSGEVRDALDHAQGGGSSDDETDQEWKIALADAVRQARECGELPGGLARLVREQLAPRLDWRELLSRYISERARDDYSWSPPNRRFLHMNVVLPSLSHRRLPEVVLALDTSGSVDEREMDMFAAELSGLLETYDTTVHVLCCDAGLTSVRTFSRSDLPLEIEPVGGGGTDYRPVFDWVAAEGVIPACLVYLTDMECSRFPEREPEYPVLWARVGGGGTAAPFGEIVEVAVREDGA from the coding sequence ATGAACGCATCGCGCAAAAAAGTGATCCGGGCTCGGACCTCGCTGCTGCTGGACCATCCCTTTTTCGGTTCCCTGTGCATGCGCATGGAGCCGAAGGAGGATCGTTCCTGCCGCACGGCCTGGACCGACGGCCGCGTTCTTGCTTTCAACCCGGCCTATGTCGATAGTTTGAGCGAGGCCCAGGTGCTGGGTATGCTCGCCCATACGGTCATGCACCCCGCCTGTCAGCACCATGTCCGGCGCAACGGGCGCGACGCCGGACTGTGGAACGTGGCCTGCGATCATGCCATCAATTGGGTGCTTCTGGACGCAGGGTTCACCCTGCCTCCGGGGCATTTGGACAATCCTGCCTACAGGGGCATGAGCGCTGACGCCATCTATGCCGAGCTGTCCTCCGTGCGCGGGAGCGACGGCATGCCTTCGGAAGGATACGGTGAGGGCCGGGAAACAGGCCAGGAGGAGCAGCGCGAGGTTTTGCCCACTCCGGGCGATACGGACGACGGGGGCGATCCTGGCGAGGGGGCCGACAGTGGCGATGGGGCGGCCAAGGCGGCCGAAGACGGCGATGCCGGAGGCGAGGGCGGCGAGGACGAGTCGCAGGCTCAGGACCAAGGCGAAGGGGACCCGGGCGGGAGTGGGGAGGTACGCGACGCCCTTGACCATGCCCAGGGAGGCGGTTCGTCGGACGACGAGACGGATCAGGAGTGGAAGATAGCCCTGGCCGACGCAGTGCGCCAGGCTCGTGAGTGCGGCGAGCTGCCCGGCGGTCTTGCCCGGCTGGTGCGCGAACAGCTTGCCCCCCGGCTCGACTGGCGTGAGCTGCTGTCCCGGTACATCAGCGAGCGGGCCAGGGACGACTATAGCTGGAGCCCCCCCAACAGACGTTTCCTGCATATGAATGTGGTCCTGCCGTCGCTGTCGCACCGCAGGCTTCCTGAAGTGGTTTTGGCTCTGGACACTTCGGGCAGCGTGGACGAGCGGGAGATGGATATGTTCGCTGCCGAGCTTTCCGGCCTGCTTGAAACCTATGACACCACGGTTCATGTGCTTTGCTGCGATGCCGGGCTGACCTCGGTGCGCACCTTCAGTCGGTCGGATCTGCCCCTTGAGATCGAACCCGTAGGTGGCGGGGGAACCGATTATCGTCCGGTCTTCGACTGGGTGGCGGCCGAGGGAGTGATCCCGGCTTGCCTTGTGTATCTTACGGACATGGAATGCTCCCGTTTTCCCGAGCGCGAGCCGGAGTATCCGGTTCTCTGGGCTCGGGTGGGCGGAGGCGGAACCGCTGCCCCCTTCGGCGAGATTGTCGAGGTGGCGGTCAGGGAGGATGGCGCATGA
- a CDS encoding AAA family ATPase gives MTPSQIKASLRTLIPIRQPVFIWGPPGVGKSQVVAQVAAELKCELTDLRAVLLDPVDLRGIPAVSSDGTARWCPPAFLPVAGRGVLFLDELNAAPPLVQAACYQLILDRRVGEYELPEGWTVIAAGNRESDRAVTHRMPSALSNRFVHLDFEVDVDQWLDWAEAQGLPDEVRAFVRYRPNLLHSFDPRCDDKAFPSPRSWEFAARMLAADPAPEVEADLLRGAVGPGAAAEFIGFARIHRQLPDPDRVIESPDAAEIPEEPATLYALCGALARKAGADTAGSIIAYASRLPAEFAVLLVRDSVRTAPCVVECPAFAHWATANSDVLF, from the coding sequence GTGACACCGAGCCAGATCAAGGCGTCCCTGCGGACGCTGATTCCCATCCGACAGCCCGTATTCATCTGGGGCCCTCCCGGCGTGGGCAAGAGCCAGGTGGTGGCCCAGGTGGCCGCCGAGCTAAAATGCGAATTGACCGACCTTCGGGCCGTGCTGCTTGATCCCGTGGACCTGCGCGGCATCCCTGCCGTCTCAAGCGACGGGACGGCCCGCTGGTGCCCCCCCGCCTTTCTGCCCGTTGCGGGTCGGGGCGTACTTTTCCTTGATGAACTCAATGCCGCGCCGCCGCTGGTGCAGGCTGCCTGCTACCAGCTCATCCTGGATAGGCGTGTGGGCGAGTACGAACTGCCCGAGGGGTGGACCGTGATCGCGGCGGGCAACCGCGAGAGCGACAGGGCCGTGACCCACAGGATGCCTTCGGCCCTGTCCAACCGCTTCGTGCATCTTGATTTTGAAGTGGATGTCGACCAGTGGCTCGACTGGGCCGAGGCTCAGGGGCTCCCCGACGAGGTTCGCGCCTTTGTCCGCTACCGTCCCAATCTGCTGCACAGCTTTGATCCCAGGTGCGACGACAAGGCGTTTCCCTCGCCTCGGTCTTGGGAATTTGCGGCCCGGATGCTCGCGGCCGACCCTGCTCCCGAGGTTGAGGCGGATCTGCTTCGCGGCGCAGTGGGTCCGGGGGCGGCTGCGGAGTTCATCGGGTTCGCCCGCATCCATCGCCAACTGCCTGATCCTGACCGGGTCATAGAAAGCCCGGATGCCGCGGAGATTCCCGAGGAGCCAGCCACTCTGTACGCCCTGTGCGGCGCACTGGCCCGAAAGGCCGGGGCCGATACCGCCGGCAGCATCATTGCCTACGCCTCGAGGTTGCCCGCCGAATTCGCCGTGCTCCTGGTGCGCGATTCCGTCAGGACCGCCCCCTGCGTGGTGGAGTGCCCGGCCTTTGCCCATTGGGCCACGGCCAATTCGGATGTGCTCTTCTAG
- a CDS encoding DUF1987 domain-containing protein, translated as MTRFSVQATKSSPHIDFDPETCILEIRGESYPENCSNFYSPVFDWLERFLSDARNDRVELNMEILYFNSSSSKTFMDLFDMLDSEAAKGRSIVVNWRYHEENETAMECGEEFMEDVRNLRFNLVEYVD; from the coding sequence ATGACACGTTTCAGCGTTCAGGCGACCAAGTCGTCTCCGCATATAGATTTCGATCCCGAGACCTGCATTTTGGAAATACGGGGCGAGTCCTATCCTGAAAATTGCTCGAATTTCTACAGCCCGGTCTTCGATTGGCTTGAGCGGTTTCTGTCCGACGCCCGTAACGACCGGGTGGAATTGAACATGGAGATACTCTACTTCAACAGCTCTTCCTCCAAGACCTTCATGGATTTGTTCGACATGCTGGATTCCGAGGCCGCCAAGGGCCGCAGCATCGTTGTCAACTGGCGCTACCACGAAGAAAACGAGACCGCCATGGAATGCGGCGAGGAATTCATGGAAGACGTGCGAAACCTCCGGTTCAATCTTGTGGAGTACGTGGATTGA
- a CDS encoding SiaB family protein kinase: MATNLYKYYEEMRAKGTILYFNGPVSQAMVEGLAGIMREKMRAEDAAMASVQRVFSILVEQMQNIVRYSSERSSHLSQGLGEMAHGQVVVGRESDGSFFVACGNKVRTEDVDRLAGQLELLRTMGRQDLKEYYRERRRRLPDADSKGAGLGFIEMARQSSRPMDFDFVPLDCDTSFFSMKVVAQ, from the coding sequence ATGGCAACAAATTTGTATAAATATTACGAGGAAATGAGGGCAAAGGGCACGATCCTCTATTTTAACGGGCCAGTGTCCCAAGCCATGGTCGAGGGGTTGGCCGGGATCATGCGCGAGAAGATGCGCGCCGAGGATGCGGCCATGGCCAGCGTACAGCGCGTTTTCTCCATCCTGGTGGAGCAGATGCAGAACATCGTGCGCTACTCGTCCGAGCGTTCGTCGCACTTGAGCCAGGGTTTGGGTGAAATGGCTCATGGTCAGGTTGTTGTCGGGCGTGAAAGTGATGGCAGTTTTTTTGTTGCCTGCGGCAACAAGGTGCGCACCGAGGACGTGGACAGGCTGGCCGGCCAGCTTGAGTTGTTGCGCACCATGGGCAGGCAGGATCTCAAGGAATATTATCGCGAACGTCGTCGGAGACTGCCGGACGCGGATTCCAAGGGTGCCGGTCTCGGCTTTATTGAGATGGCCCGTCAATCGTCGCGCCCCATGGACTTCGACTTTGTTCCTCTGGACTGCGACACCTCGTTTTTTTCCATGAAAGTAGTGGCCCAGTAG
- a CDS encoding PP2C family protein-serine/threonine phosphatase yields the protein MLRTASSMSVEGKMTAVLFAAMVAFPLTALVFWHSGAQQAVINFMVGFLVVGIILVVPLAKWLSQVIALRSIRELNAQCQLLKRGEYVLTEAPPDEEDGHDFANLKRNMHWMGHAIASRQRRLTTAMQSLAEARNQILESIDYASHIQAAFLPDEAELAAVLPDHFLLWLQRDVVGGDAYWVKPWGEGFFVGVIDCTGHGVPGAFMTLIVQSLLEKALVVGDTSPAGVLARTNALIKDALGQKGGDARSDDGMDCALCHIAPGSSRLVFAGANTPLYVVEAGAARRIRGDRCGLGHVRSPRDFVFSDVEVALSPGVRVCMATDGIVDQVGGPRRLPFGKSRLMRFLEDRADQPVGGLGEELLALVNAYQGEEPRRDDMTVLGFDVR from the coding sequence TTGCTACGTACCGCTTCGTCCATGAGTGTCGAGGGCAAGATGACGGCCGTGCTGTTTGCGGCCATGGTGGCTTTTCCCCTGACCGCTTTGGTGTTTTGGCACTCGGGTGCCCAACAGGCGGTCATCAACTTCATGGTTGGATTTTTGGTGGTAGGCATCATCCTGGTGGTGCCTCTGGCCAAGTGGCTCAGTCAGGTCATCGCCCTGCGCAGCATCCGTGAACTCAACGCACAGTGCCAGTTGCTCAAGCGTGGCGAATACGTGTTGACAGAGGCGCCGCCCGATGAAGAGGACGGGCACGACTTCGCGAACCTCAAGCGCAACATGCACTGGATGGGCCATGCCATCGCCAGCCGCCAGCGCAGACTGACCACGGCCATGCAGTCCCTGGCCGAGGCGCGAAACCAGATCCTTGAGAGCATCGACTACGCCTCGCACATTCAGGCCGCGTTTCTTCCCGATGAGGCGGAGCTTGCCGCTGTCCTGCCAGACCACTTCCTGCTCTGGCTTCAGCGGGATGTTGTGGGTGGAGACGCTTACTGGGTCAAGCCCTGGGGCGAAGGCTTCTTCGTGGGAGTGATCGACTGCACGGGCCATGGAGTGCCCGGCGCGTTCATGACGCTGATCGTTCAGTCGCTACTGGAAAAGGCGCTGGTTGTCGGCGACACCTCGCCAGCGGGCGTGCTTGCCAGGACCAACGCGCTGATCAAGGACGCCCTGGGCCAGAAGGGGGGCGATGCCCGTTCGGACGACGGCATGGATTGCGCCCTGTGCCATATCGCGCCAGGGAGTTCCCGGCTCGTTTTCGCAGGAGCCAACACGCCTCTGTATGTGGTGGAGGCGGGTGCGGCCCGTCGCATCCGTGGCGACCGTTGCGGCCTCGGTCATGTTCGCTCTCCTCGGGATTTTGTTTTTTCCGATGTCGAGGTGGCGTTGTCGCCCGGTGTCCGGGTCTGCATGGCCACTGACGGCATCGTGGATCAGGTGGGCGGTCCCCGGCGATTGCCCTTTGGCAAAAGTCGGCTGATGCGGTTTCTGGAGGATAGGGCGGACCAGCCCGTGGGAGGGCTTGGCGAGGAGCTGCTGGCTCTGGTCAATGCCTATCAGGGCGAGGAGCCCCGCCGCGACGACATGACCGTACTCGGCTTTGATGTCAGGTGA
- a CDS encoding sensor domain-containing diguanylate cyclase — MHKEVFRREERVLTLAREALADDSWQRDAAAFSALVAEYEKLCRQSRRLVTMGDRMQQTLGNLNRDLAESERKYRSIFENVTEGIYRCDSAGRLVEVNPAMAAMFGCASPEAFVAEVGLLHRLFCDPDDYRIYEALLASGDARRYEARVRAPGSESLWVEISASAVEADGVGLQGVVGVLVDVTERKDMIEEMCRLARTDSLTGMWNRGYFMELAGRELNRARRKGGDLALLMIDVDHFKAINDTHGHDVGDMALVELARIFGESVREVDVAARLGGEEFGVLLPDASAEDACAVAARIARAVRSAAIESVAGTLRMTVSIGLASLEQPQDSIDSLLKYSDIALYAAKKNGRDRVEVYRRSVCPRRSADNGPGCPDGSGG, encoded by the coding sequence ATGCACAAGGAAGTGTTCAGAAGAGAAGAGCGGGTGTTGACCCTGGCGCGGGAGGCTCTTGCCGATGACTCCTGGCAGCGGGACGCCGCCGCATTTTCCGCCTTGGTGGCCGAATACGAGAAGCTCTGCCGCCAAAGCCGCAGACTGGTGACCATGGGCGATCGCATGCAGCAGACGCTGGGCAATCTCAACCGCGATCTCGCTGAGAGCGAACGGAAATACAGAAGCATTTTCGAGAACGTGACCGAGGGGATTTATCGATGCGATTCGGCCGGGCGGTTGGTGGAGGTCAATCCGGCCATGGCCGCCATGTTCGGCTGCGCAAGCCCCGAAGCGTTTGTGGCCGAAGTGGGGCTGCTTCACCGTCTCTTCTGCGACCCGGACGATTATCGGATTTATGAGGCCCTGCTCGCCTCGGGCGACGCCCGGCGGTATGAGGCCCGGGTCCGCGCTCCGGGATCGGAGAGCCTGTGGGTCGAGATCAGTGCCAGTGCGGTGGAGGCGGACGGAGTCGGGCTGCAGGGAGTGGTCGGCGTGTTGGTTGATGTTACTGAACGCAAGGACATGATTGAGGAAATGTGTCGTCTGGCGCGAACTGACAGTCTGACGGGCATGTGGAACCGAGGATATTTTATGGAACTGGCCGGACGCGAGCTGAATCGGGCTCGGCGAAAGGGGGGCGATCTCGCGCTGCTGATGATTGACGTTGACCATTTCAAGGCCATCAACGACACCCACGGCCATGATGTGGGGGACATGGCCCTTGTGGAGCTGGCCCGTATTTTCGGCGAATCGGTGCGCGAGGTGGATGTGGCCGCCAGGCTTGGCGGAGAGGAGTTCGGCGTGTTGCTCCCCGATGCCTCGGCGGAGGATGCCTGCGCCGTGGCCGCCCGCATTGCCCGCGCAGTGCGCTCGGCCGCTATCGAGTCTGTGGCCGGGACGTTGCGCATGACAGTGTCCATCGGGCTGGCTTCGCTGGAACAGCCCCAGGACAGCATCGATTCGCTGCTCAAGTATTCGGATATCGCCCTGTATGCGGCCAAAAAGAATGGCCGGGATCGGGTGGAGGTCTATCGGCGGTCGGTCTGCCCGCGCAGAAGCGCTGACAACGGGCCGGGGTGCCCGGACGGCAGTGGGGGTTGA
- a CDS encoding substrate-binding periplasmic protein, with protein sequence MIPIKPPGCSAPWSFRASLADLPQLFILSLGLILALALRSPAAAQPALISEVVSAGKSWGTFTNPDGTGLYHEILEAVFALHNISVRHEYATSDRAEELVRLGQADMMLCADKASPPLVMARMPMYQNAFHVFFSRERIGLWQGAESLRNKLIISQPGYYSQTNFPVPVRLKFVTSGTQALGMVLLGRADFYVDDMILMQESVRENTIPFNAQDFDIRQAGVRSYHPLFSTSERGLALMELYDEGIRTLHSRGILRSIYEKWGHPYPDFDRR encoded by the coding sequence ATGATTCCCATCAAGCCCCCCGGCTGTTCCGCGCCATGGTCCTTCAGGGCTTCATTGGCGGACCTGCCTCAACTCTTCATACTGTCTCTGGGGCTGATACTGGCCCTTGCGCTGCGTTCGCCCGCTGCCGCGCAACCCGCCCTCATCTCCGAGGTGGTCTCGGCCGGCAAATCCTGGGGCACCTTCACCAATCCCGATGGAACAGGACTCTACCACGAAATCCTTGAGGCCGTCTTTGCCCTGCACAACATCTCAGTGCGTCACGAATACGCCACCTCGGACCGGGCCGAGGAGCTGGTGCGCCTGGGCCAAGCAGACATGATGCTCTGCGCCGACAAGGCGTCGCCTCCTTTGGTCATGGCTCGAATGCCCATGTACCAAAACGCCTTCCACGTCTTCTTCAGCCGCGAACGCATCGGCCTGTGGCAGGGGGCGGAGAGCCTGCGTAACAAGTTGATCATCAGCCAGCCCGGCTACTATTCCCAAACGAACTTCCCGGTGCCGGTCCGGCTCAAGTTCGTGACCAGCGGCACCCAGGCGCTGGGCATGGTCCTCCTGGGCAGGGCCGACTTCTATGTGGACGACATGATCCTTATGCAGGAATCCGTCCGCGAGAACACCATCCCCTTCAATGCGCAAGACTTCGACATCCGACAGGCCGGGGTGCGCTCCTACCACCCTCTTTTCAGCACCTCCGAGCGGGGTCTCGCGCTCATGGAACTATACGACGAGGGCATACGCACCCTGCATTCCCGAGGCATCTTGAGAAGCATCTACGAAAAATGGGGGCACCCCTACCCGGATTTCGACAGACGATGA
- a CDS encoding L-serine ammonia-lyase, protein MSAIATSVFELLKIGPGPSSSHTIGPMRAGFDFLEHVRQLPESDRLGADALEIRLFGSLSATGGGHGTPRAIMAGLLGQQPDTCLPNALEQFDDATRSFDLDLGGKALSYRTCDIIFDAVQHDYPHSNTMVFRLLKGNRTIFERMYFSVGGGFLRWEGWEEPVRGRPAYPYESMAQVKEHLRTHSMRLHELLLANEQSITGMTEEQIWNGLDRITEVMEGAVETGIVTEGVLPGPIGLQRKAPVMYRRAKSEYFQGSGFLKALNAYALAASEENAAGHCVVTAPTCGGAGVLPAILYTVKRHMGASPEEIRQGLLAAACFGFLAKHNASISGAEVGCQGEVGVASAMGAAFLAYARGYRFQVTENAAEIAMEHHLGLTCDPVGGYVQIPCIERNAMGAVKAFNAYLIASTLDESYQKVDFDKVIKAMAQTGHDMSRKYKETSLAGLAMSMTEC, encoded by the coding sequence ATGTCCGCCATCGCCACCTCCGTCTTTGAGCTGCTCAAGATAGGCCCGGGGCCGTCGAGCTCACACACCATCGGCCCCATGCGGGCCGGATTCGACTTTCTGGAACACGTTCGCCAGCTGCCTGAGTCTGACCGGCTCGGCGCGGACGCCCTGGAAATCCGCCTCTTCGGCTCCCTCTCGGCCACAGGCGGAGGCCACGGCACCCCCAGGGCCATCATGGCAGGGCTGCTCGGCCAACAGCCCGACACCTGCCTGCCCAACGCTCTGGAACAATTCGACGACGCCACGCGCAGCTTTGATCTGGACCTTGGCGGCAAGGCCCTTTCCTATCGCACCTGCGATATCATTTTCGATGCCGTCCAGCATGACTACCCACACAGCAACACCATGGTATTCCGGCTGCTCAAGGGCAACCGGACGATTTTTGAACGGATGTACTTCTCGGTTGGAGGCGGCTTCCTGCGCTGGGAGGGATGGGAGGAGCCCGTCCGCGGCCGCCCCGCCTACCCCTATGAATCCATGGCCCAGGTCAAGGAACACCTGCGCACCCACTCCATGCGCCTTCACGAACTGCTGCTGGCCAACGAACAATCCATCACCGGCATGACTGAAGAACAGATATGGAACGGACTCGACAGGATAACCGAAGTCATGGAAGGGGCCGTGGAGACCGGCATTGTCACCGAAGGGGTGCTGCCCGGCCCCATCGGCCTGCAACGCAAGGCCCCGGTCATGTATCGCCGGGCCAAGAGCGAATACTTCCAGGGCTCGGGCTTTCTCAAGGCGCTCAACGCCTACGCCCTGGCCGCCTCGGAAGAAAACGCCGCCGGACACTGCGTGGTCACGGCCCCCACATGCGGCGGCGCGGGCGTGTTGCCCGCCATCCTGTACACCGTCAAGCGCCACATGGGCGCCTCGCCCGAAGAGATCCGCCAGGGACTGCTGGCGGCCGCCTGCTTCGGCTTCCTGGCCAAGCACAATGCCTCCATCTCCGGGGCCGAGGTGGGCTGCCAGGGCGAGGTGGGTGTGGCCTCGGCCATGGGAGCGGCCTTTCTGGCCTACGCACGCGGCTACCGCTTCCAGGTCACGGAAAACGCCGCCGAGATCGCCATGGAACACCATCTGGGCCTGACCTGCGACCCCGTGGGCGGCTATGTCCAGATACCCTGTATCGAACGAAACGCCATGGGCGCGGTCAAGGCCTTCAACGCCTACCTCATCGCCTCGACCCTGGATGAATCGTACCAGAAGGTGGATTTCGACAAGGTCATCAAGGCGATGGCCCAGACAGGCCACGACATGTCCCGCAAATACAAGGAAACCTCCCTGGCGGGTCTGGCCATGAGCATGACCGAGTGCTGA
- a CDS encoding amino acid ABC transporter ATP-binding protein, with product MISFKNVNKWFGEFQVLNNINLDIKKGEVVVICGPSGSGKSTLIRCINRLEPIQEGSITVDGMVVSDPATNMTLLRAEVGFVFQQFNLYPHMTVLENITLAPTMVRHMNKGQATAIAMELLKKVDIPDKAGAYPSQLSGGQQQRVAIARGLAMQPKIMLFDEPTSALDPEMINEVLDVMKSLAREGMTMICVTHEMGFAREVADRVIFMDGGLLIEENTPLEFFNNPRSDRTKDFLSKILSH from the coding sequence GTGATTTCTTTCAAAAACGTCAATAAATGGTTTGGGGAATTCCAGGTCCTCAACAATATCAACCTCGACATCAAAAAGGGCGAGGTGGTGGTCATCTGCGGCCCCTCAGGATCCGGCAAGTCCACCCTCATCCGATGTATCAACCGCCTCGAACCCATTCAGGAAGGCTCGATCACCGTTGATGGCATGGTCGTATCAGACCCGGCCACCAACATGACCCTGCTCCGTGCCGAAGTGGGCTTCGTCTTTCAGCAGTTCAACCTGTATCCGCACATGACGGTGCTTGAGAACATCACCCTCGCCCCGACCATGGTTCGGCACATGAACAAGGGGCAGGCCACGGCCATCGCCATGGAACTGCTCAAGAAGGTGGACATACCGGACAAGGCCGGAGCCTATCCCTCCCAACTCTCCGGCGGCCAGCAGCAGCGGGTGGCCATAGCCCGTGGCCTGGCCATGCAGCCCAAGATCATGCTCTTTGACGAACCCACGTCCGCGCTGGACCCCGAGATGATCAACGAAGTGCTCGATGTGATGAAGTCCCTGGCCCGTGAAGGCATGACCATGATCTGCGTCACCCACGAAATGGGCTTTGCCCGCGAGGTGGCCGACCGGGTCATCTTCATGGACGGCGGTCTGCTCATTGAGGAAAACACCCCTTTGGAGTTTTTCAACAATCCAAGAAGCGACCGGACCAAGGATTTCCTCAGCAAGATCCTCAGCCACTAG
- a CDS encoding ABC transporter substrate-binding protein codes for MRVLKISVLAALLVMAASVAFAGPTYDRVMSTKVVRAGVSNQGIPFGFINDKNEWVGFDVDMATEIAKRLGAKLEMVVVNNNTRISFVQTDPPKVDMVLSNMTHKRERDRKIDFSITYFFDGQKFLAPKGTVKDVKDLANMRVGSMQGTTSIINATEYLKKLGNPDPKVTGYDGEVAMFEALRSGRVQAISTDSTILLGYAAKEPGKYELVGDFISDEPYGIGLPQDDSAWRDIINFTIQDMWADGTYMTIYNKWFGPDSDYPFPMTEKIEMWP; via the coding sequence ATGAGAGTCCTAAAAATCAGTGTGCTGGCCGCCCTGCTCGTCATGGCCGCCAGCGTGGCATTCGCCGGCCCCACCTACGACCGGGTCATGTCTACCAAAGTCGTGCGCGCCGGCGTCTCCAACCAGGGCATCCCCTTCGGTTTCATCAACGACAAGAACGAGTGGGTGGGCTTCGACGTGGACATGGCCACCGAGATCGCCAAACGCCTGGGCGCCAAGCTCGAAATGGTCGTGGTCAACAACAACACCCGTATTTCCTTTGTCCAGACCGACCCGCCCAAAGTGGACATGGTCCTCTCCAATATGACCCACAAGCGCGAGCGCGACAGGAAGATCGACTTCTCCATCACCTACTTCTTCGATGGCCAGAAATTCCTGGCCCCCAAAGGCACCGTGAAGGATGTCAAGGATCTCGCCAACATGCGCGTGGGCTCCATGCAGGGAACCACCTCTATCATCAACGCCACCGAATACCTGAAGAAGCTCGGCAACCCCGACCCCAAGGTCACCGGATATGACGGCGAGGTCGCCATGTTCGAGGCCCTGCGCTCCGGCCGCGTCCAGGCCATCTCCACCGATTCCACCATCCTCCTGGGCTACGCCGCCAAGGAACCCGGCAAGTACGAGCTGGTGGGCGACTTCATCTCCGACGAGCCCTACGGCATCGGCCTGCCCCAGGACGACTCCGCCTGGCGCGACATCATCAACTTCACCATTCAGGACATGTGGGCCGACGGCACCTACATGACCATCTACAACAAGTGGTTCGGCCCTGACTCCGACTACCCCTTCCCCATGACCGAAAAGATCGAGATGTGGCCGTAG